ATGATTCGTCCATATTGAGACTGCCTAAAATCCCCTCGAAGTAAATCAGCGACGGACCAAATGAAGGCTGCGACCTTGGAAAAATTACTGTTATTCAATTTACATCTCACAAATAAAAAACGGATGGTGACTTTTTTCGTTGTTGCCTTGTAATGACGGCATCAAGTCAACTTAGCAATGGCTTCTCTATGGCTTTTATTTCCTCTTCTAACTCAGATATCCTTTTTTCCAAATCACATAAATTTCGATATTTGCTAACAGTAGCTAGCTGCTCGCTTTCTGTTGGTAGCGGAACCTTAAAGGACTCTAATAACGCACGGTTATTTAGATGCTTCATATTAGCCCCTGTTTCCAAACTTTTGAATTGGGCAACAGCGGATTGAGTACGCAAATAGACCAACAGGTATTCTGGCGTTATTTTCCTCGCTATTTCACTGTCTTTTAGTCGAAGTGCCACGCAGCTTTGCGATACAACAGTACTTTCACTGGGCAAACACCCGACGATAGCGCTTTCTCCTATTGTCCCCTTCACCGAAAGCACCACATCTCCTTCTTCTAAGAAAGCAATATCTCTAGCCCTTAGATGGATTTTCCTAGTTAATGGTCCATTTACGGGACTCCAGCTCCCCAGGTGTGGTATTCCAAATTCTAGCGCACTCTTATCTTCCTCATTTTTACTTAAAGCTGATGGTCTGATTAATGAGCAGATTTGGCTGAGGGGTATCGCATTTGGCCCAATATCGGCCGGAATGTTTACATAACGGTTTGGGTTTAGCAGATACCCTTCCTCACGTACCTCTTGAATGTTTACGGTACGAGATACCCCCTCTTTTTCTTCTCTGCCGAGAATAAGGTTTTTGTTTTCTTCCAGTGCCTTTGCGGCGGTTTCATTAAAGCGCAGTGGGATATCACTCAAATCTACCATGTGGATATCTTGGCCCTTTTCCTGGTTGAAAACCATATCCATAATCGCTATAGAGAGTGGAGTATGGCTGTAAACTCTTGGAGGCGTTAGGATAATAGAGCTTAGCTGTTGGCCATGCTTCTCATCATCAATAATATATTCACGTAAAAGCCTTTCTTGGCCAACTGTATAAAGTGTGTTTTGACTAACACAAAATATAGCCTGCTTAGTTATGCGTGCTGATAGCTCATGAATTAGCCAAGGTTCAAATCGAGCATAGTTTTGTTCCTTGCAGCTTTCGTTTGAACTCCACAGCTCAATGGTTTTTCTATTAAACCCACCTGAGCTTAACCCTAGAGGGGAGGTAGTTATCACATGAGTAGATTTAAGTTGATGTACTTCTTGGCTAGATAAGGCTGTTGAACTAATTTTTTTATGGGAGGGTTGTCCGTACACTATGATGAGCAGAAGAGGGAGAAAGTTTCTAGGTAGGTTTAAAATTTGTGTGTGATTAACTTTCCATCCGCGACGAACTGCCTGTAAGGCTTGCATTCCAATAACATCAAAGGGTAGCCAAAGTACGTCCTTTTCTTCAGGCTTTTCTAACATATCCAATAAAAGCTCAAATGTCTCAAGAGCTAATACACCACCACCATACGATGCTTGGCTATTTTGTATAAAAAACTGTTGCAGGATTTGCAGTAGGTCGCCAGAAAAAGCACCTTCGGTATCACATAATCTTTCAACGATAGTAATCGCTTTGGATAAAAGTGCTTTATCTTCATTAATGACCTTAGTGGAGAAATAGGACGAGTTCTCCAGGGGTATCCCTGCGGCTCGTATTTTTTCCCAAGCGCCATCACTCATTAACTCCCATAAGTCTTTTAGGTCTGGGATATTACTTTCAGACTGCATACGGCCTATAGCTAACCAAGTCAGCGCAAAAGATAAGAGTTCATCTTCCCGAGCATAAGCACGACCTAGTTCTAAAAGACTTTGCAGTGTTTTGGATAATACTTGTGTAGAGTTAGTTTTCACTGTTGCTATTCCTTGTTTTTCTTAATGACGGTGTGAAACTGTTAATACAGCGTCGTTTTCTACGTTAACAACTGCATAGACACCTTGTATCTTGTCTAGCAAAGGGACGGGGCCCAGTAGTTTCTCAAGCTTTTTAATTGAGCGTTTATTCATAAAGTATCGGATTCCGCCTCTTCCGTCATACTCTTTTTGCCCATATCCGAGGACTAGGGGTAGGTAGTCCTGAGTAATACCCCTTTGCTGCATACGCGTTTTGGCGTGGTTGGATACTTTATATTGCACTGGTCTTGAGTAGCTCATAGCCGCCTCCGTAATCATCATGATTTAAATAGTATCATTCTACTTTTTAAAAGTAAATCCTACTATCAATCTTTGTTGTTTTTGTTAACGGGCGTTATATGTAATAATTAGTTTCAAGAAAAATAAGCTACTTAACCATATATAGGAAATAAACCATGCTACGAGTCGGCGACCAAATTCGATTAACCGCAGAGGAGAAAAGAACCGTTGATTTGTTTTGTGACGGGGCTAACTTGCCAGCACCTACTACTGTGCAAGAGCTTGAGAAGATTTTGTTAGATGCGAAGGCTTGCTATGAACAGGAGAATCAATTTGACGATAACCCTGAAGCAAAGCTTTTAGCAGTGATGGCGGAAGACTTTTACCATCAACTTATGGGGCTTCCTTGTGTCGCCGATGAAATGAATGATAAGGCCTGACTAACCCCGACACTTTTTATGGTAAAAAGATGAACAACCATAAGGGGTTAAACATGAGCAAAGGCTACCGTTATTCAGATGAGTTTAAGCAAGAAGCTGTCAACCAAGTGACCATCCATGGTTATGCTGTTGTAGACGTTGCTACGCGCTTAGGCATCAGTGATAAGACGCTGTACAACTGGATTAAGATCTTTTCCAAACCGGTTAAAAAACGACTGGAAGATAATGATTTACAAACAGAAATCGCCCGTTTAAAGCGCGAACTGAAGCGTGTTGAGCAAGAGCGCAACATCTTAAAGGAAGCCGCCGTGTTCTTTGCCAGCGAGTCAAAGAACGGTACGCGTTCATAAAATCTCGTCGCCACCGTTATCCTGTACGCTTGCTTTGCAAAGTGATGCGTGTTCATCACAGCAGCTATTACGCTTGGGTTAAAGCGCCAGAGAGCAAGCGGTGGACACTATGGCTATCGCAACATCCATCTTGATCTTGCTGAGGCTGGTATCAAATGTGGGCGCGATCGAACACTGAGATTAATGCGATTGGCGCAAATTTGTGCGCAACGCGGCTATAAAAGACCTAAAGGTTATTATAGTGGTAAGCCTTATATCACAGCGCCCAACACGCTCGACCTTGCTTTTAATGTGTTTGCGCCGAACCAATGGTGGGTCAGCGATATCACCTACATTCCCACCCAGGAAGGCTTCTTGTTCTTAGCGGTAGTCATGGACTTGTTCGCACGCAGCATTGTTGGCTGGTCGATGTCTGAGCGGATGACTGACACTCTGGTTCAAGATGCTTTAATGGCTGCTTATTGGCGCCGTAAACCAGAAGGCACTGTGCGACTGCATTCGGATCAAGGCTCTCAATACAGCAGCCGTGATTTTAGGGCGTTGCTCAGTTCACTTAATATGGAAGCCAGCATGAGCCGCAGAGGCAATTGTTGGGATAATGCAGTTGCTGAAAGCTTCTTTAGCAACCTTAAAAAAGAAAAAATACGCCGCCATAAGTACAAAACACGGGAAGAAGCAAAGCGGGCTATATTTCATTACATCGAGATGTTTTACAATCCAAAACGCAGGCACACGCACAATCAGCGGGTGTCACCAATGAACTATGAAAAGCAGTATTTTATGAATCAAAAAAGTGTCTGAGAAAGTCAGGCCTTATCAGAACGCTTAATAAGCTCTTTTGCGACCTCTCCTACTATTTGACAATGATCAAAGACAGAGCGCCCTAGCTGCTTATTTCCACTCTCATCTTCATATGTTTTTGCTGGGCAGTCTTGATATGCTATAAAAGAGTTCTCTTTTTTAGAATATAAATTTCTTTTTCTCAGCATCTTTATTTCCCACGTTATTTCATATTGCTAGAATCTAGCCTTATTTTTAACCTGCTCATTGAGTTAAATGAAAATTAGATTTCAAGTTCGATGAATTTAGCCTTTACCCCGTCTTTTTTATTAATACTCTACTACATTCTGATACATAATTATGGCTATAACCAACTTGTATAAAAAGACAGGTTTACTTAACGTACAGGTGAGCAGCTAGTTCTGCGCCTTACTCACTAAGTTTATTTAACCAAACAACCAAGGTTGGATTTCTTGATAATTCGTTAAAATAAGCTGTTGGGCTGTTGGATTCCCGTCTAGCATTTTTACGTTAACTTGCATTTCCTGTAATAGGTAATGTGCTAAAGCGGCTCGCACCTTAATTTTAAGCTCACCTTTTTTCATCCCATAGTCATGCTCTAATACAGCCTGTTGCGCGGGCGTTAGACGTGGATCAGGCTGGATACATAACATGAGATGTGTGTTCCAATGCGTATCTTCAGGCAAGGAAGTCAACCATTTCCCTTCCATTACAGGTGTACCTTGAAAACGACTGAGTACAAAGTCTCGATACGCCTGCGCTTTTTCGCACCAGGCGCGTAAATGCCAACGCTGCCCTGTATTCACAAAACGCACTGGAACAATAATGCGACCCTCATAGTTAGGGTTACTGACACTAATATAGTTAATTTCTATACGCATCTTCTGACGTAAAGCTTGAACAAGTGAGCGCATGATGACTGGCTTAACCAAGCGTGCTGGTGTCATCATTACCGCAGTATCTACATGATACTTTCCTGCTTTTTCGAATTGATAGGTCTGTTGTCCACTCATCCAATTTAGATACTCAGCGACTTCTTCACTAATAAAATGAGGGGTAAAAGTTGCAGAGGGTAGGAAAGTCTTCTCTGAAGAGCAATAATCCAATTGACTGGAATAGTCACTTTGATAGCACGAAATCGTCTTACTTGCTTGCTGGCGCCCCAGTTGACAATAATGCTGTAAATAACCACTATTTACTCCCCCCTCCCAATTAGCGAATAACTCAATTAACCAATACCGCCGCTCTATATTTGTTTTAATCATCGTAAGTCCCGTATAACCAAACCTAAATACCTCCATAATTTAACTGAATTACTGTATGAAGACGTAGAAAAACCCCAAAAAACACATCTGGTTTTTTGGGGTTTTTAATTATGCCTTTTAAGTCTTAGGCTAACGATTATTTAGCATTTGGGTCTTTAGTAAAGCGCAGGTAAGGCAATTTAATATCTAAGGAGCCAAATTTTTCTTTAGCTTGCTCATCATTCAAACCTAAGCCCACGATCACATCCTGACCGGGCTGCCAATCAGCAGGTGTAGCAAGAGGCACGCCGTCTGTCGCTTGAATTGCATCTAAAGCACGTAGAATTTCAGCAAAATTACGACCTACGGACATGGGGTAAGACATGGTTAAACGGATCTTTTTATCAGGTCCAATAATAAATACGGTACGCACCGTAGCACTGTCAGCCGGTGTACGACCATCAGGCAAATACGCATCCGCTGGCAACATATTATAGAGTTTAGCCACCTGCAATGACGTGTCATCAATAATAGGAAAGTCTGCTGGCGCACCAGAGAACGCCTCGATGTCACGCTTCCATTTTTTATGATCCTCTACATCATCCACCGACACACCCATAACCTTTGTGTTGCGTTTTGCAAATTCAGGCGCTAAACGTGCCACAGCACCGAATTCAGTGGTACATACAGGCGTAAAGTCTTTAGGGTGTGAAAATAAAATCGCGTAGCTATCACCCATCCAATCGTGCAGCGTTAACTCACCAGCGGTAGAGTCAGTCGTAAAGTTTGGTGCAACATCATTAATACGCAATGACATCATGATTCCCCTTTTAATAGTTAGTACAAATAGCTACTTCAATCTTAGCACAACCTGACTCAGTTATTTAGCTCTTCCTTCGTTATATACAATCAACTTTTTTATCTCAAAGAACATCTCTGCTACTATCTTCTTTTTACGTTAAAAGTATGACAAAAAGGAGATTCATCATGAAAATTAAAAAATGGCTAGCTCTTGGCGTAGCCTGCTTTGCCCTCAGCAGCACAGCGGCACTGGCTCAAGAAACACGCGAGTTCTCTGTTTCCACCGTCCTATCTGACGCTTTCCCTTGGGGGCAAGCAGCCGAAAAATGGGCTGAACTGGTTAAAGAGCGTTCCGATGGGCGCATCACATTAAAAATCTACCCGAATGCTCAGTTAGTATCGGGCGATCAGACCCGTGAGTTCTCTGCCATGCGCAGTGGCTTAATTGATATGGCTGTAGGTTCTACCATTAACTGGTCAACTCAAGTTCCCGAAGTTAACCTGTTTTCACTCCCTTTCTTAATGCCTGATAATGCAGCAGTAGACGCCATCACTCAGGGCGAAGCAGGTAAAATGGTATTTAACGCGATTGAAAAACGTGGTGTAATGCCATTAGCGTGGGGCGAAAACGGCTTTCGCGAGATCTCTAATTCTCGTGCCGCTCTTTCTAATCCCGAAGACCTAAAAGGCCTAAAAATTCGAGTCGTAGGCTCACCTTTATTTTTAGATACCTTTAATGCTTTAGGTGCTAACCCCACCCAAATGAGCTGGACAGATGCGCTACCCGCGCTGACAACCGGTGCCGTTGATGGTCAAGAAAACCCCTTGGCTGTTTATGACGTTGCTCGAGCAGACCGTGCCAACCAAAAATACCTAACACTTTGGCACTACATGAATGACCCCCTAATTTTTGGTGTAAGCCAGCGTGTCTGGAGCACCTTATCCCCCGAAGACCAAGCGCTTCTAAAAGAAGCCGCTGTTGATGCTGGTAAATGGGAAATCGAAAAATCCCGTACTGAATTAGCCGACACGCTAACTAGCATCCGTGAACGTGGTGTAGAAATTACCGAACTCACACCAGAACAACACAAAGCTTTTGTAGACGCCACTCAAAGCGTATACGAAAAATGGATTCCCCGTATTGGTAAAGATCTCGTTGATGCGGCTCAAAAAGCCATAGCAGAACGTTAATCTTACATAACCAATGGGCGCAGCAACTCTGCGCCCTTGTTTTTATTGTTGATTTACTTATGTCTAAACCTAGAACCCGTATCGAGTCGTGGCTAGGGGTTATTGCCTTAGCCGCTATTTGTATTATTAGTCTGGCCAACGTTGTGGTGCGCTACACCACCAATGCCTCTTTTGCTTTTACCGAAGAATTTTCTGTCTTTTTAATGGTGATCTTAGCGTTTGCGGGTGGCGCTGTCGCCGCGCGCAGCAATGAACATATTCGTATCACCCTCTTAGAGCAAATGGTGGGGCTCACCGGACGCCGTATTCTTTACATACTGCAATGGTTAGGAGCCGTTGTGGTTTTGGGTTTGGTCGCATGGTATGGGGGCAAGCTCACCTACGAAGAATATGCGTGGGACTCCCTCTCTCCTGGTCTGGGTTATCCTACTTGGATTTATTTAATCTGGCTCCCTTTATTATCAGTTGCCATTATTATTCGTTGTACACAAAATCTCGTAGACCGACTACGTCAGACTGACAAGGAGCAGGCATGAGCCCAGATTTATGGATGTTAGTGGCTTTTGGCCTTTGTTTGCTCATTGGTATGCCCGTTGCCTTTGCGTTGGGCTTAGGTGGTGCTGCTGGTATTTTGATGGGGCTCTCGCCCGATATGTTGGCCACACTAGGCACCAACACTTACAACAGTATCGCTAAATACCCATTAATTGCGATTCCGCTATTTATTTTAACTGGGCTTATTTTTGAGCGTGCTGGGGTCGCGGCTAGCTTAGTCACCTTTGCTCAATCTCTCATTGGTCAACGCCATGGCGGTTTAGCTCTGGTCGCCGTTCTCGTCTGTTTAATCATGGGTGGTATGAGTGGCTCAGGTCCAGCTGATGCTGCAGCTGTTGCGATGGTGATGTTACCTAGCATGACCAAAGCCGGTTATCCCCGTCCTTTTTCGGCTTCATTAATTGCGGCCGCCTCCTCAACCGCCATCCTTATCCCCCCTTCTATTGCCTTAATTCTGTACTCAGTCATGATGCCTGGGCTGGATTTACGTGCCTTATTTGCAGCGGGCCTATTCCCTGGCATTTTAGCGGGTGCCTCTTTATTAGTACCTGCCTACCTCTTAGCTAAACGCAATGGATGGGAGTCCGAAAAAACAGAAAACCGCCCCGCTATTAAAGACAGTTTTTTCAAAGCCCTGCCCGCCTTATTTGCCCCTGTGATTATTCTAGGTGGCTTACGTTCTGGGTTATTTACACCCACAGAGGCGGCCGTGGTTGCCGTCACCTATGGTCTGTTACTTGGTGTAGTCGTCTACCGACAACTGACGTGGCGGTCGCTACTAGAGATGTTTAACGAGGCAGCTAAAATCTCTGGAGTCGTATTACTCATTATTGCTCTAGCCGGTATTTTTGCTTGGGCTGGCACGACCTTAGGTACATTTACCCGTCTTGCTGATGTGATTCTATCTATCTCGGATAATTCCTGGACGCTTTTATTATTAGTCATGTTTTTGGTTCTATTAGCAGGCATGCTATTAGATGCCATTTCCATCTATTTAATTCTCACACCCGTCCTCGTCCCATTGATTAATCACTTTGAGTGGAATCCCATTTGGTTTGGTATCTTACTAGCTATGAATATCGCCATTGGTCAATTCACTCCCCCTGTTGCCGTCAATCTAATGGTTACGACCAAAGTCGCCAATATTCGTCTTGAGCACACCTTTGGGTGGTCCATGCTGTTTATGGTGACCATGTTTAGCGCTCTACTCTTAGTTATGATCTTTCCCGGAATTGCCCTCTGGCTTCCCGAATACCTTGGCTTTGCTATTGACTAAAATGGCATAAAAAACCCTTGGGGTAGTTTTCACTATCCCAAGGGCCACCACAGGTACTACTTCACAAAATCAATACAACTAGAAACTGATATTTAGGCTCGCCCAGATAGTACGGCCTGGATCATTAACTATTGTGTTTCCAGCATAACCAAAACCGGCATTACCAGCTAGGTTTAAATGCTCAGAATACGACCGATCAAACACATTATCCACCCCAATCGTCAAACGACTGGTTTTAGTTGGCTGATACCCCGCGTGCAATGCCAATGTGCTGAAACCTGAGCTAGCACCAAAGTCTTTACCCACCACATTACCCTGATGTTTCGCATAACGTGTTTGTTTAGCGACGACGCGCCATACCGCCCCCGCTGACCAATTCTCACGCTCATAATCCACATTAAAGCGCGCCTCCAATGGAGGCATTTGAGGCAAAGCGATACCATCGGTACGGTTTTTACCCCAAGCATAGGCCCCATATTAGGGGAGATCAACTCCCAGTAATCGGGCATACGCTGTACATGGCCCAACCCAGCATACAGTTTAGTATGTTGCAAATCATGCTCATAGCGTACAAAACCACTTGGTAGGGTTTCGGTACGCTTTAGCCCTTGTGTAGGATTGGCTCGCACCATATTTCCCATACCGGTCGTTGCACGAAAATCCTTAGCCGTAGCCCGATCTATACGTGCCCCCGTGATCCAGCGCTGGTGGTTACTTTGATCCCACGTTAACTCTGCAAACACCCCTGCATTCGTAAAGTGCGCGTCTTTAATCCGTGGATTTGATTTGTATGGCATGGACCCCATACTACGGCGCAATCGGTGGCGGCTATTTTGATAAATCTTCAAGTGCCAATGAGATCGTGGTCCCGTCGGCCGTACAAAAGGTCATCGTCACTTGACCATTACGCCACGCCTCGGGGTCCGGCATATAACCAATCGGTATCAAGCTACGTATCAATAACCCACACAACAACACAAGCACGCCACATAGCGTGCCACATTGTCGCAATACGAGTTCTAGAGACGTCATTTTCCGCATTTTCAGTTATATATCGAATTTGTATCTAATTATTTGATCAAATCGGTGCTAAGTATATAACGATCCGAGTACAATCCCGCTTGATTATGTAGCAGTCTCACCACGCAGTTTTTGTTTTACTGTTTTTTGGAGCCCTAGCGATGTCTAGTACTTTGGCTATTATTGTCTCTCTACTGCTATTGATGTTTTTGGCATATAGAGGGATTACGGTTTTATTGTTAGCCCCGTTGATGGCGGCACTAGCTGTGTTTTTATCCGGTGATCTTGGCTTTTTATTGCCCATTTACACCGAAACATTTATGAAAGCCCTTGGTGGCTATGTACTCCAGTTTTTACCCATCTTTTTGCTAGGGGCTCTTTTTGGGCAGCTCATGGCTGATTCTGGCGCTGCGAATACTATTGCCCGCTGGATTGTAAAGCGCTTAGGGCCTAAGCACTCTCTGGCCACTGTGGTTATTGCATGTGGCCTGCTAACCTACGGCGGCGTTTCTTTATTTGTGGTGGCCTTTGCCATTTACCCCATTGCTCGTGATCTATTCCGTGCTGCTGAGATTCCCAAACGTCTTATTCCTGCGACCATTGCGCTGGGTTCCTTTACCTTCACAATGACCGCCATGCCGGGCACACCAGCTATTCAAAATGCCATCCCTATCCCCTACTATGGCACGAACGTCTTTGCCGCCCCAGGGCTAGGTCTCATTGCCTCTGCCATCATGTTAGTTGGTGGTCTATGGTGGCTACAAACTCGTGTCAATAAAGCGAAAGCCGCTAGCGAGGGCTATGGGGATCATGAAAGTGACCGCAATATCCCTATGGATGGCAATATTGAATACGAAAAAGGGCCTTTATCCACCATGCCATTGTTTTTGGCGCTATTACCATTAATCTTGGTTATTGGTGTGAATGCGATTTTTACCTATTTAGTTTTCCCTAAAACGGATTTCAGTGCACTAATCGAAAAATTCCCTCAGGTCACGCCGCAAAAAATGGCGGGTCTATGGGCATTAATTATTGCACTCGTGTCAGCGTGTTTTACCCTAGTGGTGACGCGTCTGGGTAAATGGGAAAACCTAAAAGAAACCGTAAACCAAGGGGTATTTGGTTTTATGCTTCCCCTATTTAATACGGCTTCTGAAGTAGGTTATGGTGCAGTTATTGCGGGCCTAGCTGGATTTACTATTATTCGTGATGCCGTATTGAACTTAACCCCAGGTAACCCATTGATTTCCGAAGCCATTGCAATGAACGTTTTGGCTGGTATCACTGGTTCTTCATCGGGTGGTCTTAGTATCGCTTTACAGACCTTAGGCGCCGATTATTTAGCCATGGCACAACAAGCTGGGATTAGCCCTGAGCTTATGCACCGTGTCGCTGTAATGGCTGCGGGTGGCTTTGATACACTGCCCCACTGTGGTGCTATTATTACGCTTCTGGCGATTTGTAAACTAAATCATCGCCAAGCTTACTTAAATATAGCAATGGTGACGATGATAGCGCCTGTTTTTGCTATTATTACCGTCATTACATTAGGTACATTATTCGGTAGTTTCTAATACAGAAGATTTAGGCTAAACGCTCTCTTCAAAGAGGGCGTTTTTTTTATCACATCTCTTACAAATTACAACTATAGAATCTGGCCTAAAATAAGCTCCCTTATCTTACTGCTCTGCTTATTTCTTTTATATGCTTGAGACTTATTCCGCCTCATCGGCCATGTCCCGCTATTGCGGCATCGCCATATTCCTTTTTGCCCTACTTGCTCTCACAGTACCAAGCGGGTATTCCTTAGGGGCGATGTTGTTACTTTTAGGCGGTCTCTATACGCTAACCCAGTTTAAGGTTGAGCTTAATCGCTCAGACTATGTGCTATTGGGTGTATTAGCGTTATTTAGTATAGAGGGAGCGATCAATAATCTTTGCCATCAGTTAGGGCTAAATTCCTATGACAAGATTATTCGCTTTGCCTTTGCTATACCTGTTTTCTTCTTGATACGTTGGACAAAGCCTCAACTGCATTGGGCTTGGTTAGGCTTAGGTATTGGGACTATAGGAACTGGAATCACCGCCACAGTCCAAAAATTTATGATGGGAATTAGCCGTGCAGAAGGTTATACCCACACCATTCAATTTGGTAACTTATCCATGTTGTCAGCCCTTTTTTGCCTAGCGGGTTTAGGTTGGGCATCTGGACTTGAACATCACAAACGAAAACCTTATCTAATCCTGCTCTCTTTAGGGGCTGTGAGCGGTATTTTTGGGTCATTATTGTCAGGCAGCCGCGGAGGTTGGGTGGGCCTGCCCTTTGTACTACTTGTACTATTTAAGGCCTACCATCCCTTTTTTCGCTTCAGAACCAAAATCATAGCAAGCGGTCTACTGACTATAGCCGCCCTAGCTGTTTTTTTTACGCCCCAACTCCATGTAAAAGATCGCATTTATGACGCTTTTCAGGATGTTCAGCAATATCAAGAAGGAAACAGCAACACATCTGTCGGTGCCCGTTTTGAAATGTGGTATGGAGCGATACAGCTCATTAAAGAGAAACCCATCACTGGCTGGAGCAAAGGCGGCTACCAACCTGCCATGCAGCATTTAGCTGAACAAGGTAAGGCCAACCCCGTCGTTAGCCAATTCGGACATGCTCACAATGAACTCATTGATCAAACCGCAAAACGTGGTCTAGTAGGACTGATGACGTTATTAGCATTATATTTAGTCCCGCTCTGGTATTTTAGTCCCTACTTAAGTCACTCCAACCTTGCCATTCGCTCCATTTCCGTCGCAGGTACATTACTCTCTGTTGCGTATATTGACTTTGGTTTATCTCAAGTCTTTTTTGCTCATAACAGTGGCGTTATGATGTTTGCCTTTTGGTTGATGATTTGGGCTGGACTATTGCGCAATACTATCGAGCACTACACGATGTCTGCTGCCAATCAGCAGTAAAGTTATTGCGTAAATGGACTTGGGGTTGCACCCTGCCCAACAACAGCAACTGCACCGGAGGGGGCAATGTCCCCACCCCCTCTATAAAACCTGTCACCTGTGTCTGACTCTGATAGTTAAGTTGCCCATTCACTTTACCCTCTATCCCGTGTTTAGAGGCATCGCAGTAACCACTAAATGTCATGGCATTATGCGTTTGACTGTCCAATTGCAACTGACATTGACCCAAGGCTTTGACTAAAAAATCCATACTCTTTTGCGGATCAGCTAAAACAGAGGCCTGAGTAGGTGTTAAACACTCATTAAACTGACTAGGATCATATTTATTGAGTTTTTCTAACTGCGCAGGCTTTAAAAAGGCAGCCGCTTGCTGTTTAATAAGCAGTAATTGTGGCCCAACGTTATTCCCCTCTACAAAAGTCTGTGTGCTAACTTGCCATTCTCCAGGCTGTGGTTGTACCGAAAAAGGGGCCGCCTGCATAGGCAAGGCTACACACAATAACAACGAGCCAACTGCAA
This Paenalcaligenes faecalis DNA region includes the following protein-coding sequences:
- a CDS encoding N-6 DNA methylase — protein: MKTNSTQVLSKTLQSLLELGRAYAREDELLSFALTWLAIGRMQSESNIPDLKDLWELMSDGAWEKIRAAGIPLENSSYFSTKVINEDKALLSKAITIVERLCDTEGAFSGDLLQILQQFFIQNSQASYGGGVLALETFELLLDMLEKPEEKDVLWLPFDVIGMQALQAVRRGWKVNHTQILNLPRNFLPLLLIIVYGQPSHKKISSTALSSQEVHQLKSTHVITTSPLGLSSGGFNRKTIELWSSNESCKEQNYARFEPWLIHELSARITKQAIFCVSQNTLYTVGQERLLREYIIDDEKHGQQLSSIILTPPRVYSHTPLSIAIMDMVFNQEKGQDIHMVDLSDIPLRFNETAAKALEENKNLILGREEKEGVSRTVNIQEVREEGYLLNPNRYVNIPADIGPNAIPLSQICSLIRPSALSKNEEDKSALEFGIPHLGSWSPVNGPLTRKIHLRARDIAFLEEGDVVLSVKGTIGESAIVGCLPSESTVVSQSCVALRLKDSEIARKITPEYLLVYLRTQSAVAQFKSLETGANMKHLNNRALLESFKVPLPTESEQLATVSKYRNLCDLEKRISELEEEIKAIEKPLLS
- a CDS encoding helix-turn-helix transcriptional regulator; this encodes MIKTNIERRYWLIELFANWEGGVNSGYLQHYCQLGRQQASKTISCYQSDYSSQLDYCSSEKTFLPSATFTPHFISEEVAEYLNWMSGQQTYQFEKAGKYHVDTAVMMTPARLVKPVIMRSLVQALRQKMRIEINYISVSNPNYEGRIIVPVRFVNTGQRWHLRAWCEKAQAYRDFVLSRFQGTPVMEGKWLTSLPEDTHWNTHLMLCIQPDPRLTPAQQAVLEHDYGMKKGELKIKVRAALAHYLLQEMQVNVKMLDGNPTAQQLILTNYQEIQPWLFG
- a CDS encoding peroxiredoxin, with the translated sequence MSLRINDVAPNFTTDSTAGELTLHDWMGDSYAILFSHPKDFTPVCTTEFGAVARLAPEFAKRNTKVMGVSVDDVEDHKKWKRDIEAFSGAPADFPIIDDTSLQVAKLYNMLPADAYLPDGRTPADSATVRTVFIIGPDKKIRLTMSYPMSVGRNFAEILRALDAIQATDGVPLATPADWQPGQDVIVGLGLNDEQAKEKFGSLDIKLPYLRFTKDPNAK
- a CDS encoding DctP family TRAP transporter solute-binding subunit, producing the protein MKIKKWLALGVACFALSSTAALAQETREFSVSTVLSDAFPWGQAAEKWAELVKERSDGRITLKIYPNAQLVSGDQTREFSAMRSGLIDMAVGSTINWSTQVPEVNLFSLPFLMPDNAAVDAITQGEAGKMVFNAIEKRGVMPLAWGENGFREISNSRAALSNPEDLKGLKIRVVGSPLFLDTFNALGANPTQMSWTDALPALTTGAVDGQENPLAVYDVARADRANQKYLTLWHYMNDPLIFGVSQRVWSTLSPEDQALLKEAAVDAGKWEIEKSRTELADTLTSIRERGVEITELTPEQHKAFVDATQSVYEKWIPRIGKDLVDAAQKAIAER
- a CDS encoding TRAP transporter small permease; its protein translation is MSKPRTRIESWLGVIALAAICIISLANVVVRYTTNASFAFTEEFSVFLMVILAFAGGAVAARSNEHIRITLLEQMVGLTGRRILYILQWLGAVVVLGLVAWYGGKLTYEEYAWDSLSPGLGYPTWIYLIWLPLLSVAIIIRCTQNLVDRLRQTDKEQA
- a CDS encoding TRAP transporter large permease; translation: MSPDLWMLVAFGLCLLIGMPVAFALGLGGAAGILMGLSPDMLATLGTNTYNSIAKYPLIAIPLFILTGLIFERAGVAASLVTFAQSLIGQRHGGLALVAVLVCLIMGGMSGSGPADAAAVAMVMLPSMTKAGYPRPFSASLIAAASSTAILIPPSIALILYSVMMPGLDLRALFAAGLFPGILAGASLLVPAYLLAKRNGWESEKTENRPAIKDSFFKALPALFAPVIILGGLRSGLFTPTEAAVVAVTYGLLLGVVVYRQLTWRSLLEMFNEAAKISGVVLLIIALAGIFAWAGTTLGTFTRLADVILSISDNSWTLLLLVMFLVLLAGMLLDAISIYLILTPVLVPLINHFEWNPIWFGILLAMNIAIGQFTPPVAVNLMVTTKVANIRLEHTFGWSMLFMVTMFSALLLVMIFPGIALWLPEYLGFAID